The Planctomycetota bacterium sequence TCGGGCGGATCATTGTCTTTATTTTGATCACGACGGTTTGTGTGGAAGCGGCGGGAGCGGTGCTGCTCGCGGGCCTTTGGGATCACACGGCTCAGGGGGCCGCCGTCGCCCTCTCGGACCGCATTCAGTACAGCGTTTTTCACAGCATCAGCGCGTTCTGCAACGCGGGCTTTAGCCTGTATGCGGACAACCTGATGTCGTACCGTTCGACGTGGCAAGTGAACCTTGTGTTTCCGCTGCTCATTATTTCGGGCGGCATCGGGTTTATGGTTCTCTACAACGGCGCGAGGCTGGTGCGCTATGGCCTGCTGTCGTGGGGCCAGGCGCTGTTGGCGAAGAGGCGGCTGACGCTGCACAGCAAGTTCGCCCTGGTGACGACGGCGGTGCTGCTCGTCGGCGGGACGGGGCTGGTGTTTGTTCTGGAGACGTTCCCCGGGCGCGAGGACGCGTGGCGGGCGACGGCGACGACGGTGGACGCCGCTGCCGGGCCGGAGGAAGCCGCGGCGGCAGGCGCGGAGGCGCCGCCGATGGGCAGGACGTGGACCGAGCGACTGAGCGGGGCGTGGTTCCTGGCGACGACGGCGCGCACGGCAGGTTACAATACGACGGACACAAGCCGACTGGCGCCGCCGACGAAGTTCCTGACGGTGGTGCTGATGTTTATCGGTGCGTCGCCGGGGTCCACGGGCGGCGGCATCAAGACGGTGACGGTGGCGGTGATTGTGTGCGGCATCTGGTCGTCACTCCGCGGCCGGCAGGAGCCTCAGGCTTTCCGGCGCCGCCTCGAGCGGGGCATTGTGGAGCGGGCGTTGACGGTGATGGCGGTCGGCGTCGTGTGGGTGGCGACGGTCAGCATGATCCTCTCCGCGTGGGGGTTCGCGGAAGGGGCGCGGTGCCCATTCCTGGACGTGCTGTTTGAAACGACCAGCGCGTTCGGGACCGTGGGCCTCTCGACGGGCGCGACGCCGCTCCTGAACACATTCGGCCGGATCCTGATCGTCGTGACGATGTTCATTGGCCGCGTCGGGCCGCTCACCTTGTTCGTTGCGATGCACGGCCGAGCGCAGCGGGTGCACTACACGTACGCGACGGAGCACGTGGCGATCTCGTAACGGCGGGCCGCCGGCCGGATTGCACTTTAGGGTTGTGGGGGGCGTCGGCGCCGGGCCATAATGGCGTCCGGTGTGCCGGGGACCGGCGGGCAAGGAGGATGGGGTATGAAACGCTTTGTGGTAATCGGACTGGGGCGATTCGGCCGACGTCTGGCGAAGGAACTGACCGACGCCGGCCACGAGATCATTGCCATCGACACGCGCGAGGCGCTGGTGGAGCGCGTTCGCGACGAGGTGGCCTTGGCCGTCTGCCTCGACGCCACGGAACCCGAGGCCCTCAAGAGCCAGGGCGTGGATAAGGTGGACGCGGCCATCGTGGCGATCGGGGAGGATTTCGAGGCGAACGCTCTGGCGACGGCGACGCTGAAGAGCCTGGGCGTCGGCCGTGTCATCAGCCGAGCCTCCAGCGACATCCAGCGCCGGATCCTCGACCGCATCGGGGCCGATCAGGTCGTCTTTCCGGAAGAGGAAATGGCGGTTCGGCTGGCGAGCCAGTTGACGAACCCCCAGATCATCGATCACGTAGAGTTGTCGGAGGGGCACGGCCTGGTTCAGATCCGGGCGCCGGAGGCGTGGCAGGACCGGACGCTGGACGAGATCGATCTGCGGAAGAAATACGAAGTGAACCTCGTGGCGATCAAGCGGCCGGTCAAGAAACAGACGCCCGAAGGCGAAGAGATCGTCGAGGAGCAGGTCCTGGACCTGCCGATGCCGCACACCAAGATCCGCGAAGGGGACGTTCTGGTGCTGGTGGGAGCGACCGAAAGCCTGTCCGCCCTGCCGACCTGAACGCGGCGCGAGTCAGCAGGTTTTCTTTTTCCGGGTTTTCTTTTTTTCCGGTTCGTCGGGCGGCGGCGCGTCGCGCGAGGCCAAATACCGCTCGGCGGCCATGACCTTGGCGATGCGCCGGGCGTGCCGGCCGCCCTCGAACGGCGTGGTGAGCCAGACGTCAACCATTCGGCGAATGAGTTCCTCGCTCAGCAGGTCGGCGGGGAGGCAGAGGACGTTGGCGTCGTTG is a genomic window containing:
- a CDS encoding Trk family potassium uptake protein, giving the protein MRRARPYIVTVMVPVVVLAVGSLAIEYGFQVSAETKRVLHAVEAAALAGLLLEPLLGLLLSRERAEVLRSRWFHFALAGAYAAAVGLLYAGKVPEPAVWVRRAAQVAIVLSLVVRLVELNQFLATLRLPPALLFVGSFLTLIVVGTGFLLLPVATAPGEPATSFTDALFTATSGVCVTGLVVVDTGTHWAPLGRYVILALIQLGGLGLMTFGSVFALLLWRGMRVRESVMMQEVLTHDLLSEVGRIIVFILITTVCVEAAGAVLLAGLWDHTAQGAAVALSDRIQYSVFHSISAFCNAGFSLYADNLMSYRSTWQVNLVFPLLIISGGIGFMVLYNGARLVRYGLLSWGQALLAKRRLTLHSKFALVTTAVLLVGGTGLVFVLETFPGREDAWRATATTVDAAAGPEEAAAAGAEAPPMGRTWTERLSGAWFLATTARTAGYNTTDTSRLAPPTKFLTVVLMFIGASPGSTGGGIKTVTVAVIVCGIWSSLRGRQEPQAFRRRLERGIVERALTVMAVGVVWVATVSMILSAWGFAEGARCPFLDVLFETTSAFGTVGLSTGATPLLNTFGRILIVVTMFIGRVGPLTLFVAMHGRAQRVHYTYATEHVAIS
- a CDS encoding TrkA family potassium uptake protein — its product is MKRFVVIGLGRFGRRLAKELTDAGHEIIAIDTREALVERVRDEVALAVCLDATEPEALKSQGVDKVDAAIVAIGEDFEANALATATLKSLGVGRVISRASSDIQRRILDRIGADQVVFPEEEMAVRLASQLTNPQIIDHVELSEGHGLVQIRAPEAWQDRTLDEIDLRKKYEVNLVAIKRPVKKQTPEGEEIVEEQVLDLPMPHTKIREGDVLVLVGATESLSALPT
- a CDS encoding RpiB/LacA/LacB family sugar-phosphate isomerase codes for the protein NDANVLCLPADLLSEELIRRMVDVWLTTPFEGGRHARRIAKVMAAERYLASRDAPPPDEPEKKKTRKKKTC